Proteins co-encoded in one Odocoileus virginianus isolate 20LAN1187 ecotype Illinois unplaced genomic scaffold, Ovbor_1.2 Unplaced_Contig_30, whole genome shotgun sequence genomic window:
- the LOC110142043 gene encoding olfactory receptor 52K2-like has translation MLDHNRSNLQLTTFLLLGIPGLEDAHLWISIPFCLVYLLSLMGNVALLLIIKTDRKLHEPMYFFLCMLSVADLMLTSSTLPKILSLFWFNDREIYFEACLTQMYFIHSLSTMESGFILAMAFDRFVAICHPLRHSTILTPEVIVGLGLLIVFRGAVLLSPHPFLLRWLSYCKTNVISHTYCEFMALIKLVCSETRIRRAYSVIVAFLTGGLDFIPIICSYVLILLTVFNLPSKAARLKTLSTCVSHVWVILVFYTPAFFSFLTHRFGHHIAPPVHIFIANIYLLIPPMMNPIIYGVKTKRIREGFLKFLTIKCVQLCKVCESPDNQQR, from the coding sequence ATGCTAGACCACAACAGGAGCAACCTTCAACTTACCACCTTCCTGCTACTTGGCATTCCAGGATTGGAGGATGCCCACCTATGGATCTCCATCCCCTTCTGTCTGGTCTACCTATTGTCACTGATGGGAAATGTTGCTCTTTTATTAATTATCAAGACAGATCGCAAACTGCACGAACCTATGTACTTCTTTCTATGCATGCTGTCAGTTGCTGATTTGATGCTTACTTCTTCTACACTTCCCAAGATACTCAGTCTCTTCTGGTTCAATGACAGAGAGATCTACTTTGAAGCCTGCCTTACTCAAATGtattttatccattctctatcTACTATGGAATCTGGATTTATCTTGGCCATGGCTTTTGACCGATTTGTAGCTATCTGCCACCCCCTAAGACATTCCACTATCTTAACACCTGAAGTGATTGTAGGCTTGGGTTTGCTTATTGTCTTCAGAGGAGCTGTACTTCTCAGTCCACATCCCTTTCTACTGAGATGGCTTTCCTACTGCAAAACTAATGTCATCTCCCATACTTACTGTGAGTTTATGGCCCTGATAAAGCTGGTTTGCTCTGAGACCAGGATTCGTAGAGCCTACAGCGTAATTGTGGCATTCCTGACAGGAGGATTGGATTTCATACCGATCATCTGTTCTTATGTCCTTATTCTTCTCACAGTCTTCAATCTCCCATCCAAAGCTGCCCGCCTCAAGACCTTAAGTACCTGTGTCTCCCATGTATGGGTCATCTTGGTGTTTTATACAccagcttttttctcttttctcactcATAGGTTTGGTCACCACATTGCTCCACCTGTCCACATTTTTATAGCCAATATATACCTTCTTATTCCACCCATGATGAATCCTATTATTTATGGTGTTAAAACCAAAAGAATCAGGGAaggatttcttaaatttttaacaatCAAATGTGTTCAACTTTGCAAAGTTTGTGAGTCCCCAGATAATCAACAGAGATAA